A genomic window from Indicator indicator isolate 239-I01 chromosome 10, UM_Iind_1.1, whole genome shotgun sequence includes:
- the RGS8 gene encoding regulator of G-protein signaling 8 isoform X2, with amino-acid sequence MLPASLWHPPLVRNGSPSPRRDKLSFCCQWSLSDHAVGSEAPAERTGQRQNRGMRTRLGCLSHKSDSYNDFTAILPDKPNRALKRLSTEEATRWADSFDVLLSHKYGLAAFRAFLKTEFSEENLEFWLACEDFKKTRSAAKLAAKAQRIFEEFIDVQAPREVNIDFQTRELTRRNMQEPSLSCFDQAQGKVHSLMEKDSYPRFLRSKIYTDLLSQTQRRLS; translated from the exons ATGCTCCCTGCCAGCCTTTGGCATCCACCGCTTGTGCGGAACGGTTCCCCATCTCCAAGGAGGGACAAGCTGAGCTTCTGCTGCCAGTGG agcctctctGACCACGCTGTCGGCTCAGAAGCACCGGCAGAGAGGACAGGTCAAAGGCA GAACAGAGGGATGAGGACTCGCCTGGGCTGCCTGTCTCACAAATCAGACTCATATAATGATTTCACAGCTATCCTTCCGGACAAGCCCAACCGGGCTTTGAA AAGACTGTCAACAGAAGAAGCAACGAGATGGGCAGATTCTTTTGATGTCCTTTTGTCCCATAAAT ATGGGCTGGCCGCTTTCCGTGCTTTCCTGAAGACAGAGTTCAGTGAGGAAAACCTGGAGTTCTGGCTGGCCTGCGAGGACTTCAAGAAGACTCGCTCGgcagccaagctggcagccaagGCGCAGCGGATCTTCGAGGAGTTCATCGACGTGCAGGCCCCGCGAGAG GTGAACATAGACTTCCAGACACGGGAGCTGACAAGAAGAAATATGCAGGAGCCTTCCCTCTCTTGCTTTGACCAAGCTCAGGGGAAGGTACACAGCCTGATGGAGAAGGACTCTTACCCCAGGTTCCTGAGATCCAAAATTTACACAGACCTGCTGTCTCAAACCCAGAGGAGGCTCAGCTAG
- the RGS8 gene encoding regulator of G-protein signaling 8 isoform X3 translates to MAALLIPWRNRGMRTRLGCLSHKSDSYNDFTAILPDKPNRALKRLSTEEATRWADSFDVLLSHKYGLAAFRAFLKTEFSEENLEFWLACEDFKKTRSAAKLAAKAQRIFEEFIDVQAPREVNIDFQTRELTRRNMQEPSLSCFDQAQGKVHSLMEKDSYPRFLRSKIYTDLLSQTQRRLS, encoded by the exons ATGGCTGCCTTACTGATCCCATGGAG GAACAGAGGGATGAGGACTCGCCTGGGCTGCCTGTCTCACAAATCAGACTCATATAATGATTTCACAGCTATCCTTCCGGACAAGCCCAACCGGGCTTTGAA AAGACTGTCAACAGAAGAAGCAACGAGATGGGCAGATTCTTTTGATGTCCTTTTGTCCCATAAAT ATGGGCTGGCCGCTTTCCGTGCTTTCCTGAAGACAGAGTTCAGTGAGGAAAACCTGGAGTTCTGGCTGGCCTGCGAGGACTTCAAGAAGACTCGCTCGgcagccaagctggcagccaagGCGCAGCGGATCTTCGAGGAGTTCATCGACGTGCAGGCCCCGCGAGAG GTGAACATAGACTTCCAGACACGGGAGCTGACAAGAAGAAATATGCAGGAGCCTTCCCTCTCTTGCTTTGACCAAGCTCAGGGGAAGGTACACAGCCTGATGGAGAAGGACTCTTACCCCAGGTTCCTGAGATCCAAAATTTACACAGACCTGCTGTCTCAAACCCAGAGGAGGCTCAGCTAG